A window of the Henckelia pumila isolate YLH828 chromosome 3, ASM3356847v2, whole genome shotgun sequence genome harbors these coding sequences:
- the LOC140886652 gene encoding helicase-like transcription factor CHR28 isoform X2 — protein MMMAKADEGSSMIMDGLFATEDGCDDVLIDLDSFWKVMGGEPPDPEQGGLQDFSFNDSNQDLYDKKLMEESNLGVSFVQTQDLSTIDREMSSYDTSHTDSSSCEVTGVDVPDILSENGELCFLSPGNPSYFSSTSQHLPYISESTTIANDEGRTVHKIDGGDNTMEELISLTSFMDNVGGELGQHHANCGSVSSVSLHRGIPLNEFGENLVLENELKQHSPNILSNVRRKIHHPVKFEKHIGSVTTRDLLSRASEVNDIFSKKYYGSASELSATEFLKKPSSNSLSSFSFENHVSSADDEKKDVLVRSKSKPLTCGSLSETRINNSTNVSHEWLQVLQMSEQRGALQNRSIKREFNCLKVENNVAKCSDSYPPKPPDQRVQNNLHEPNNGDDDCDLYIIEDMSAPARPNPATMNANVVVSSQSLTSRSPISQIVNAHSRLKPNAERVIFHVALQDLSQAKLETTPPDGVLAVSLLKHQRIALSWMVNKETKSACCSGGILADDQGLGKTISTIALILKERSSSSKAPKTIEEQSEAETLNLDDDDDKESTKSPQVYGSHINRAQTHLQSKGRPAAGTLIVCPTSVLRQWSDELHNRVTTEADLSVLVYHGSNRTKDPLEVAKYDVVLTTYAIVSMEVPKQPIVNENDDQTGAPFKGFSSGKKRKLLETMSDKKPSKSKKSNRGIDEELYETISGPLAKVGWFRVVLDEAQSIKNHRTQVARACWGLRAKRRWCLSGTPIQNAVDDLYSYFRFLRHDPYAVFKTFCEQLKTPIHRNPKDGYKKLQAVLKTIMLRRTKGTLIDGEPIINLPPKTIEMKKVDFSQEERDFYCRLEAESRAQFAEYAAAGTVRQNYVNILLMLLRLRQACDHPLLVKGFNSKSKMNSSIEVAKKLPREKQIFLLNCLEASLAICGICNDPPDDAVVTVCGHVYCNQCICQHIIGDESQCVSKNCKTHLSLSNIFSITSLRISLSDQLGMENTPKCSDSLLAEVNEPCALSRPEDSSKIKAALELLSSLSKPYECPLRMRSSDPLEQGGCSEKLHARDSGEDHPNSDMNRNSNLVKFVGEKAIVFSQWTRMLDLLEACLKKSSIQYRRLDGTMPVVARDRAVKDFNSLPEVSVMIMSLKAASLGLNMVAACHVLLLDLWWNPTTEDQAIDRAHRIGQTRPVSVFRLTVKDTVEDRILALQQRKREMVASAFGEDETGGRQTRLTVEDLEYLFRV, from the exons ATGATGATGGCGAAGGCCGATGAGGGATCTTCGATGATAATGGATGGATTATTCGCAACGGAAGATGGATGTGATGACGTCCTCATCGATCTCGATTCTTTTTGGAAAGTCATGGGAGGAGAACCGCCTGATCCTGAGCAG GGTGGGTTGCAAGACTTTTCTTTCAACGACTCTAATCAAG ATTTATACGACAAGAAATTAATGGAAGAAAGTAATCTTGGGGTTTCTTTTGTGCAAACGCAAGATTTATCCACTATCGATAGGGAGATGTCTTCATATGACACATCTCACACTGACTCTAGTTCTTGTGAAGTTACTGGAGTGGATGTTCCAGATATTTTATCTGAAAATGGTGAATTGTGCTTTTTGAGTCCAGGTAATCCATCATATTTTTCTTCAACAAGCCAACATCTTCCGTACATTTCTGAAAGCACTACAATAGCAAATGACGAAGGTCGGACGGTGCACAAGATCGATGGAGGAGATAACACCATGGAAGAACTCATTAGCTTGACTTCCTTCATGGATAATGTTGGAGGTGAGCTTGGGCAGCACCATGCAAATTGTGGAAGTGTTAGCTCGGTTTCTTTACATAGGGGAATTCCATTGAATGAATTTGGTGAGAATCTTGTGTTAGAGAATGAGTTGAAACAGCATTCTCCCAATATTTTGTCAAATGTACGAAGGAAAATACATCATCCCGTTAAGTTCGAAAAACATATTGGATCAGTTACTACTAGAGACTTGTTGTCTAGAGCTTCTGAAGTAAATGATATTTTCAGTAAGAAATATTATGGCAGTGCGAGTGAGCTGTCTGCCACTGAATTTTTGAAGAAGCCTTCATCGAACTCTTTGTCCTCCTTTTCTTTTGAGAACCATGTTTCATCGGCAGATGATGAAAAAAAAGACGTACTTGTCAGATCAAAGAGTAAACCCCTTACATGTGGCTCTTTAAGTGAAACTCGCATAAACAACTCTACTAATGTTTCTCATGAATGGCTACAAGTTCTGCAGATGTCAGAACAACGTGGCGCACTGCAAAACCGTTCTATTAAGAGAGAATTCAATTGCCTAAAGGTGGAAAATAATGTAGCCAAATGCAGTGATTCTTATCCTCCTAAACCACCTGACCAAAGAGTGCAGAATAACTTGCATGAGCCGAACAATGGTGACGATGACTGCGATTTGTATATTATTGAAGATATGAGTGCTCCAGCACGACCAAATCCTGCTACCATGAATGCTAATGTGGTTGTATCTTCACAATCTTTGACATCAAGGAGCCCCATTAGCCAGATCGTAAATGCACATTCAAGGCTGAAACCAAATGCTGAACGAGTTATTTTTCATGTTGCTCTGCAG GATCTTTCACAGGCAAAGTTAGAAACCACTCCACCCGACGGTGTTTTGGCCGTGTCTCTACTGAAACACCAG AGAATTGCTTTATCCTGGATGGTTAACAAGGAGACAAAAAGTGCATGCTGTTCTGGTGGAATTCTTGCAGATGATCAG GGACTTGGGAAGACTATATCAACGATTGCACTGATTCTAAAAGAAAGGTCTTCATCTTCTAAAGCACCTAAAACTATCGAAGAACAAAGTGAGGCAGAGACTTTAAAtttggatgatgatgatgataaagAAAGTACCAAGTCTCCTCAGGTTTATGGAAGCCATATCAATAGAGCCCAGACACATTTGCAATCTAAGGGCAGGCCTGCTGCTGGCACCCTTATTGTATGTCCAACAAGTGTACTCCGGCAGTGGTCTGATGAATTGCACAATAGAGTCACAACTGAAGCCGATCTATCTGTTCTAGTGTATCATGGAAGTAACCGCACTAAGGATCCTCTTGAGGTGGCTAAGTATGATGTTGTTTTGACAACCTATGCTATTGTGAGCATGGAGGTGCCGAAGCAGCCTATTGTTAATGAAAATGATGATCAGACAGGTGCCCCATTCAAAGGATTTTCATCTGGTAAAAAAAggaaactacttgaaaccatgtCTGATAAAAAACCCTCGAAAAGTAAGAAGAGTAATAGAGGAATCGACGAAGAATTATATGAAACTATATCTGGCCCGCTTGCCAAGGTTGGATGGTTTAGGGTTGTGCTGGACGAGGCGCAGAGTATTAAGAACCACAGAACTCAGGTAGCTAGGGCTTGTTGGGGCCTTCGTGCGAAACGGAGATGGTGCTTATCTGGGACTCCAATTCAGAACGCGGTTGACGATCTATATAGCTATTTTAGATTTCTCAGGCATGATCCATATGCTGTTTTTAAGACCTTCTGCGAGCAACTAAAGACACCCATTCATAGGAATCCAAAGGATGGCTACAAAAAATTACAAGCTGTGCTGAAAACTATTATGTTACGTCGAACAAAAG GTACTCTTATTGATGGGGAGCCAATCATCAACCTCCCACCCAAAACTATAGAGATGAAAAAAGTTGATTTTTCGCAGGAAGAGCGGGATTTTTACTGCAGGCTTGAGGCGGAGTCTCGTGCTCAGTTTGCT GAATATGCAGCAGCAGGAACTGTGAGACAAAATTATGTGAACATACTGTTGATGCTTCTGCGGCTTCGACAAGCTTGTGATCACCCTCTTCTCGTTAAGGGGTTCAATTCTAAGTCAAAAATGAATTCTTCCATTGAGGTGGCTAAGAAACTTCCGCGGGAGAAACAGATTTTCCTTCTGAATTGTTTGGAAGCATCTTTAGCTATATGTGGGATTTGCAAT GACCCACCTGATGATGCTGTTGTAACTGTCTGTGGACATGTTTATTGCAATCAGTGCATATGCCAGCATATAATAGGTGACGAAAGCCAGTGTGTCTCCAAGAATTGCAAAACCCACCTATCCTTATCCAATATATTTTCAATAACCTCGCTGCGCATTTCACTTTCTGATCAGCTCGGTATGGAAAATACCCCCAAGTGCTCTGATTCTCTACTTGCTGAGGTTAATGAGCCTTGTGCTCTGAGTCGTCCAGAGGATTCTTCCAAAATCAAGGCTGCCCTTGAGCTATTGTCATCTTTGTCTAAACCCTATGAGTGTCCTTTAAGAATGCGTTCCTCGGATCCTTTGGAACAAGGTGGTTGCTCAGAAAAGTTACATGCTCGTGATTCAGGAGAAGATCACCCAAATTCAGACATGAATAGAAATTCAAACTTGGTGAAGTTTGTAGGAGAGAAAGCAATTGTGTTCTCCCAGTGGACTAGGATGCTGGATTTGCTCGAAGCTTGTTTAAAAAAGTCTTCCATTCAGTATCGTAGGCTTGATGGAACAATGCCAGTTGTTGCCAGAGACAGAGCTGTGAAAGATTTTAATTCTCTTCCAGAG GTTTCTGTTATGATCATGTCTCTGAAAGCTGCAAGCCTTGGATTAAACATGGTGGCAGCATGTCATGTTCTCCTCCTTGATCTTTGGTGGAACCCAACAACTGAAGATCAGGCTATCGACAGAGCCCACCGTATTGGGCAGACGCGTCCCGTGTCAGTTTTTCGGCTGACTGTTAAGGATACAGTAGAAGATCGCATTTTGGCCCTACAG CAAAGGAAGAGAGAAATGGTCGCGTCAGCATTTGGAGAGGATGAGACCGGTGGCAGACAAACACGGCTCACCGTGGAAGATTTGGAGTATCTCTTTCgggtttaa
- the LOC140886652 gene encoding helicase-like transcription factor CHR28 isoform X1 produces MMMAKADEGSSMIMDGLFATEDGCDDVLIDLDSFWKVMGGEPPDPEQGGLQDFSFNDSNQGSQNSIATTTSLMRAEFPQVGSLSHSNYSSDNRNASLGGLSESGWTSIVPNNEGVGPSPQPSSAENMCSRSINDRKPRQGNDLFYTYSDGGSQFAASYFQNDDLYDKKLMEESNLGVSFVQTQDLSTIDREMSSYDTSHTDSSSCEVTGVDVPDILSENGELCFLSPGNPSYFSSTSQHLPYISESTTIANDEGRTVHKIDGGDNTMEELISLTSFMDNVGGELGQHHANCGSVSSVSLHRGIPLNEFGENLVLENELKQHSPNILSNVRRKIHHPVKFEKHIGSVTTRDLLSRASEVNDIFSKKYYGSASELSATEFLKKPSSNSLSSFSFENHVSSADDEKKDVLVRSKSKPLTCGSLSETRINNSTNVSHEWLQVLQMSEQRGALQNRSIKREFNCLKVENNVAKCSDSYPPKPPDQRVQNNLHEPNNGDDDCDLYIIEDMSAPARPNPATMNANVVVSSQSLTSRSPISQIVNAHSRLKPNAERVIFHVALQDLSQAKLETTPPDGVLAVSLLKHQRIALSWMVNKETKSACCSGGILADDQGLGKTISTIALILKERSSSSKAPKTIEEQSEAETLNLDDDDDKESTKSPQVYGSHINRAQTHLQSKGRPAAGTLIVCPTSVLRQWSDELHNRVTTEADLSVLVYHGSNRTKDPLEVAKYDVVLTTYAIVSMEVPKQPIVNENDDQTGAPFKGFSSGKKRKLLETMSDKKPSKSKKSNRGIDEELYETISGPLAKVGWFRVVLDEAQSIKNHRTQVARACWGLRAKRRWCLSGTPIQNAVDDLYSYFRFLRHDPYAVFKTFCEQLKTPIHRNPKDGYKKLQAVLKTIMLRRTKGTLIDGEPIINLPPKTIEMKKVDFSQEERDFYCRLEAESRAQFAEYAAAGTVRQNYVNILLMLLRLRQACDHPLLVKGFNSKSKMNSSIEVAKKLPREKQIFLLNCLEASLAICGICNDPPDDAVVTVCGHVYCNQCICQHIIGDESQCVSKNCKTHLSLSNIFSITSLRISLSDQLGMENTPKCSDSLLAEVNEPCALSRPEDSSKIKAALELLSSLSKPYECPLRMRSSDPLEQGGCSEKLHARDSGEDHPNSDMNRNSNLVKFVGEKAIVFSQWTRMLDLLEACLKKSSIQYRRLDGTMPVVARDRAVKDFNSLPEVSVMIMSLKAASLGLNMVAACHVLLLDLWWNPTTEDQAIDRAHRIGQTRPVSVFRLTVKDTVEDRILALQQRKREMVASAFGEDETGGRQTRLTVEDLEYLFRV; encoded by the exons ATGATGATGGCGAAGGCCGATGAGGGATCTTCGATGATAATGGATGGATTATTCGCAACGGAAGATGGATGTGATGACGTCCTCATCGATCTCGATTCTTTTTGGAAAGTCATGGGAGGAGAACCGCCTGATCCTGAGCAG GGTGGGTTGCAAGACTTTTCTTTCAACGACTCTAATCAAG GATCACAGAATTCAATAGCCACCACCACCAGTTTAATGAGAGCTGAGTTTCCCCAAGTTGGTAGCCTATCCCATTCTAACTATTCTTCAGATAATAGGAATGCAAGTTTAGGTGGTTTATCGGAATCTGGTTGGACTTCTATTGTTCCAAACAATGAAGGGGTCGGACCTTCACCACAGCCTAGTTCTGCAGAGAATATGTGCTCCAGAAGCATCAATGATCGTAAACCTCGTCAGGGAAATGACCTTTTCTATACTTATTCTGATGGTGGTTCTCAGTTTGCTGCATCTTATTTCCAAAACGATG ATTTATACGACAAGAAATTAATGGAAGAAAGTAATCTTGGGGTTTCTTTTGTGCAAACGCAAGATTTATCCACTATCGATAGGGAGATGTCTTCATATGACACATCTCACACTGACTCTAGTTCTTGTGAAGTTACTGGAGTGGATGTTCCAGATATTTTATCTGAAAATGGTGAATTGTGCTTTTTGAGTCCAGGTAATCCATCATATTTTTCTTCAACAAGCCAACATCTTCCGTACATTTCTGAAAGCACTACAATAGCAAATGACGAAGGTCGGACGGTGCACAAGATCGATGGAGGAGATAACACCATGGAAGAACTCATTAGCTTGACTTCCTTCATGGATAATGTTGGAGGTGAGCTTGGGCAGCACCATGCAAATTGTGGAAGTGTTAGCTCGGTTTCTTTACATAGGGGAATTCCATTGAATGAATTTGGTGAGAATCTTGTGTTAGAGAATGAGTTGAAACAGCATTCTCCCAATATTTTGTCAAATGTACGAAGGAAAATACATCATCCCGTTAAGTTCGAAAAACATATTGGATCAGTTACTACTAGAGACTTGTTGTCTAGAGCTTCTGAAGTAAATGATATTTTCAGTAAGAAATATTATGGCAGTGCGAGTGAGCTGTCTGCCACTGAATTTTTGAAGAAGCCTTCATCGAACTCTTTGTCCTCCTTTTCTTTTGAGAACCATGTTTCATCGGCAGATGATGAAAAAAAAGACGTACTTGTCAGATCAAAGAGTAAACCCCTTACATGTGGCTCTTTAAGTGAAACTCGCATAAACAACTCTACTAATGTTTCTCATGAATGGCTACAAGTTCTGCAGATGTCAGAACAACGTGGCGCACTGCAAAACCGTTCTATTAAGAGAGAATTCAATTGCCTAAAGGTGGAAAATAATGTAGCCAAATGCAGTGATTCTTATCCTCCTAAACCACCTGACCAAAGAGTGCAGAATAACTTGCATGAGCCGAACAATGGTGACGATGACTGCGATTTGTATATTATTGAAGATATGAGTGCTCCAGCACGACCAAATCCTGCTACCATGAATGCTAATGTGGTTGTATCTTCACAATCTTTGACATCAAGGAGCCCCATTAGCCAGATCGTAAATGCACATTCAAGGCTGAAACCAAATGCTGAACGAGTTATTTTTCATGTTGCTCTGCAG GATCTTTCACAGGCAAAGTTAGAAACCACTCCACCCGACGGTGTTTTGGCCGTGTCTCTACTGAAACACCAG AGAATTGCTTTATCCTGGATGGTTAACAAGGAGACAAAAAGTGCATGCTGTTCTGGTGGAATTCTTGCAGATGATCAG GGACTTGGGAAGACTATATCAACGATTGCACTGATTCTAAAAGAAAGGTCTTCATCTTCTAAAGCACCTAAAACTATCGAAGAACAAAGTGAGGCAGAGACTTTAAAtttggatgatgatgatgataaagAAAGTACCAAGTCTCCTCAGGTTTATGGAAGCCATATCAATAGAGCCCAGACACATTTGCAATCTAAGGGCAGGCCTGCTGCTGGCACCCTTATTGTATGTCCAACAAGTGTACTCCGGCAGTGGTCTGATGAATTGCACAATAGAGTCACAACTGAAGCCGATCTATCTGTTCTAGTGTATCATGGAAGTAACCGCACTAAGGATCCTCTTGAGGTGGCTAAGTATGATGTTGTTTTGACAACCTATGCTATTGTGAGCATGGAGGTGCCGAAGCAGCCTATTGTTAATGAAAATGATGATCAGACAGGTGCCCCATTCAAAGGATTTTCATCTGGTAAAAAAAggaaactacttgaaaccatgtCTGATAAAAAACCCTCGAAAAGTAAGAAGAGTAATAGAGGAATCGACGAAGAATTATATGAAACTATATCTGGCCCGCTTGCCAAGGTTGGATGGTTTAGGGTTGTGCTGGACGAGGCGCAGAGTATTAAGAACCACAGAACTCAGGTAGCTAGGGCTTGTTGGGGCCTTCGTGCGAAACGGAGATGGTGCTTATCTGGGACTCCAATTCAGAACGCGGTTGACGATCTATATAGCTATTTTAGATTTCTCAGGCATGATCCATATGCTGTTTTTAAGACCTTCTGCGAGCAACTAAAGACACCCATTCATAGGAATCCAAAGGATGGCTACAAAAAATTACAAGCTGTGCTGAAAACTATTATGTTACGTCGAACAAAAG GTACTCTTATTGATGGGGAGCCAATCATCAACCTCCCACCCAAAACTATAGAGATGAAAAAAGTTGATTTTTCGCAGGAAGAGCGGGATTTTTACTGCAGGCTTGAGGCGGAGTCTCGTGCTCAGTTTGCT GAATATGCAGCAGCAGGAACTGTGAGACAAAATTATGTGAACATACTGTTGATGCTTCTGCGGCTTCGACAAGCTTGTGATCACCCTCTTCTCGTTAAGGGGTTCAATTCTAAGTCAAAAATGAATTCTTCCATTGAGGTGGCTAAGAAACTTCCGCGGGAGAAACAGATTTTCCTTCTGAATTGTTTGGAAGCATCTTTAGCTATATGTGGGATTTGCAAT GACCCACCTGATGATGCTGTTGTAACTGTCTGTGGACATGTTTATTGCAATCAGTGCATATGCCAGCATATAATAGGTGACGAAAGCCAGTGTGTCTCCAAGAATTGCAAAACCCACCTATCCTTATCCAATATATTTTCAATAACCTCGCTGCGCATTTCACTTTCTGATCAGCTCGGTATGGAAAATACCCCCAAGTGCTCTGATTCTCTACTTGCTGAGGTTAATGAGCCTTGTGCTCTGAGTCGTCCAGAGGATTCTTCCAAAATCAAGGCTGCCCTTGAGCTATTGTCATCTTTGTCTAAACCCTATGAGTGTCCTTTAAGAATGCGTTCCTCGGATCCTTTGGAACAAGGTGGTTGCTCAGAAAAGTTACATGCTCGTGATTCAGGAGAAGATCACCCAAATTCAGACATGAATAGAAATTCAAACTTGGTGAAGTTTGTAGGAGAGAAAGCAATTGTGTTCTCCCAGTGGACTAGGATGCTGGATTTGCTCGAAGCTTGTTTAAAAAAGTCTTCCATTCAGTATCGTAGGCTTGATGGAACAATGCCAGTTGTTGCCAGAGACAGAGCTGTGAAAGATTTTAATTCTCTTCCAGAG GTTTCTGTTATGATCATGTCTCTGAAAGCTGCAAGCCTTGGATTAAACATGGTGGCAGCATGTCATGTTCTCCTCCTTGATCTTTGGTGGAACCCAACAACTGAAGATCAGGCTATCGACAGAGCCCACCGTATTGGGCAGACGCGTCCCGTGTCAGTTTTTCGGCTGACTGTTAAGGATACAGTAGAAGATCGCATTTTGGCCCTACAG CAAAGGAAGAGAGAAATGGTCGCGTCAGCATTTGGAGAGGATGAGACCGGTGGCAGACAAACACGGCTCACCGTGGAAGATTTGGAGTATCTCTTTCgggtttaa